From one Microbacterium sp. 10M-3C3 genomic stretch:
- the aceE gene encoding pyruvate dehydrogenase (acetyl-transferring), homodimeric type yields the protein MTVHDQDPYSQDASDSDPEETAEWQESLQQLVQAKGHGRGREIMLSLLKASKDLHLNVPMVPTTDYINTIAPENEPEFPGDEEIERRYRAWIRWNAAITVHRAQRPGIAVGGHISTYASSAALYEVGFNHFFRGADHPSGGDQIFIQGHASPGTYARAYLEGRLSETQLDGFRQEKSAAPNGLPSYPHPRLMPEFWQFPTVSMGLGPINAIYQAMTNKYLTNRGIKDVGDAHVWAFLGDGEMDEVESRGQLQVAANEGLDNLTFVINANLQRLDGPVRGNGKIIQELESFFRGAGWNVIKVIWGREWDDLLARDTDGALLNLMNTTPDGDYQTYKAESGAYVREHFFGRDERAAALVKDYTDDQIWNLKRGGHDYRKVYAAFKAAVEHKGQPTVIIAKTIKGYGLGPHFEGRNATHQMKKMTLDDLKLFRDAMHIPVSDAKLEENPYLPPYYNPGPQDETIQYLLERRRSLGGFLPERRTHHVGLSLPGDDAYQLPKKGSGTQEVATTMAFVRLLKDLLRVKDFGHRIVPIIPDEARTFGMDAYFPTAKIYNPNGQHYTSVDRELLLAYKESPQGQIVHVGINEAGALAAFTGTGTSYSTHGEPLIPVYVFYSMFGFQRTGDALWAAGDQMARGFLIGATAGRTTLTGEGLQHADGHSPLLASTNPAVVSYDPAYGYEIAHIVRSGIERMYGGNHPDPNVMYYLTVYNEPLVQPAEPAAVDVDGIVRGIHRVAQGEGDGPRAQVLASGVGVPWALEAQKLLKDDWGVAADVWSVTSWGELRRDGLAVDEHNFLHPEEEPRTAYVTQKLAGAPGPVVAVSDFEHAVQEQIRPWVQHNFHTLGADGFGFSDTRPAARRFFKIDGPSIVVKTLQALAAEGAVDRSLAAQAIEKYRLHDVTAGTSGNAGGES from the coding sequence GTGACTGTTCACGACCAGGATCCGTATTCGCAGGACGCTTCGGACAGCGATCCCGAAGAGACCGCCGAGTGGCAGGAGTCCCTGCAGCAGCTCGTGCAGGCGAAGGGCCACGGTCGTGGCCGCGAGATCATGCTGAGCCTCCTGAAGGCATCGAAGGACCTGCACCTGAACGTGCCGATGGTGCCGACGACGGACTACATCAACACGATCGCGCCCGAGAACGAGCCCGAGTTCCCCGGTGACGAGGAGATCGAGCGCCGCTACCGTGCGTGGATCCGCTGGAACGCCGCGATCACGGTGCACCGCGCGCAGCGCCCGGGCATCGCCGTCGGCGGCCACATCTCGACGTACGCGTCGTCGGCCGCCCTGTACGAGGTCGGCTTCAACCACTTCTTCCGCGGCGCCGACCACCCGTCGGGCGGCGACCAGATCTTCATCCAGGGGCACGCCTCCCCCGGTACGTACGCGCGCGCCTACCTCGAGGGCCGCTTGAGCGAAACGCAGCTGGACGGCTTCCGTCAGGAGAAGTCGGCCGCGCCGAACGGACTGCCCTCCTATCCGCATCCGCGCCTCATGCCGGAGTTCTGGCAGTTCCCCACCGTCTCGATGGGTCTCGGCCCGATCAACGCCATCTATCAGGCGATGACGAACAAGTACCTCACCAACCGCGGCATCAAAGACGTCGGCGACGCGCACGTGTGGGCGTTCCTCGGCGACGGCGAGATGGACGAGGTCGAGAGCCGCGGTCAGCTCCAGGTGGCGGCGAACGAGGGCCTGGACAACCTCACGTTCGTCATCAACGCCAACCTCCAGCGCCTCGACGGCCCGGTGCGCGGCAACGGCAAGATCATCCAGGAGCTCGAGAGCTTCTTCCGTGGCGCCGGCTGGAACGTCATCAAGGTCATCTGGGGTCGCGAATGGGACGACCTGCTCGCCCGCGACACCGACGGCGCGCTGCTGAACCTCATGAACACGACGCCCGACGGCGACTACCAGACCTACAAGGCCGAAAGCGGCGCGTACGTCCGCGAGCACTTCTTCGGGCGCGACGAGCGCGCGGCCGCGCTGGTAAAGGATTACACCGACGACCAGATCTGGAACCTCAAGCGCGGCGGCCACGACTACCGCAAGGTCTACGCCGCGTTCAAGGCGGCCGTCGAGCACAAGGGCCAGCCGACCGTCATCATCGCGAAGACCATCAAGGGCTACGGCCTGGGTCCGCACTTCGAGGGCCGCAACGCGACCCACCAGATGAAGAAGATGACCCTCGACGACCTGAAGCTCTTCCGCGACGCGATGCACATCCCGGTGTCCGACGCGAAGCTCGAGGAGAACCCGTACCTGCCGCCGTACTACAACCCCGGCCCCCAGGACGAGACCATCCAGTACCTGCTGGAGCGGCGCCGCTCGCTCGGCGGCTTCCTGCCGGAGCGACGCACGCACCACGTCGGCCTGTCGCTGCCCGGCGACGACGCGTACCAGCTCCCGAAGAAGGGCTCGGGCACGCAGGAGGTCGCCACGACGATGGCCTTCGTCCGCCTGCTGAAGGACCTGCTGCGGGTGAAGGACTTCGGTCACCGCATCGTGCCGATCATCCCCGACGAGGCCCGCACGTTCGGCATGGACGCGTACTTCCCGACGGCGAAGATCTACAACCCGAACGGGCAGCACTACACGTCCGTCGACCGCGAGCTCCTCCTGGCCTACAAGGAGAGCCCGCAGGGCCAGATCGTCCATGTCGGCATCAACGAGGCGGGCGCCCTCGCCGCCTTCACCGGCACCGGCACGTCGTACTCCACGCACGGCGAGCCGCTCATCCCGGTCTACGTCTTCTACTCGATGTTCGGCTTCCAGCGCACCGGTGACGCGCTGTGGGCGGCGGGCGACCAGATGGCGCGCGGCTTCCTCATCGGCGCCACCGCGGGTCGCACGACGCTCACCGGCGAAGGCCTGCAGCACGCCGATGGCCACTCGCCGCTGCTGGCCTCCACCAACCCGGCGGTCGTCAGCTACGACCCCGCGTACGGCTACGAGATCGCCCACATCGTGCGTTCGGGCATCGAGCGCATGTACGGCGGGAACCACCCCGACCCGAACGTCATGTACTACCTCACGGTGTACAACGAGCCGCTCGTCCAGCCGGCCGAGCCGGCGGCTGTCGACGTCGACGGCATCGTCCGGGGCATCCACCGCGTCGCGCAGGGAGAGGGCGACGGACCCCGCGCCCAGGTGCTCGCCTCCGGCGTCGGCGTGCCGTGGGCGCTCGAGGCGCAGAAGCTCCTCAAGGACGACTGGGGCGTCGCCGCCGACGTGTGGTCGGTGACCTCGTGGGGCGAGCTGCGCCGCGACGGCCTGGCTGTCGACGAGCACAACTTCCTCCACCCGGAGGAGGAGCCGCGCACCGCCTACGTGACGCAGAAGCTCGCCGGCGCGCCCGGCCCGGTGGTCGCCGTCAGCGACTTCGAGCACGCCGTCCAGGAGCAGATCCGCCCGTGGGTGCAGCACAACTTCCACACCCTCGGCGCCGACGGATTCGGCTTCTCCGACACGCGCCCGGCCGCCCGCCGCTTCTTCAAGATCGACGGTCCCTCGATCGTCGTGAAGACGCTCCAGGCCCTCGCGGCCGAGGGCGCGGTCGACCGCTCCCTCGCGGCGCAGGCGATCGAGAAGTACCGGCTGCACGACGTGACGGCCGGCACGAGCGGGAACGCCGGCGGCGAGAGCTGA
- a CDS encoding helix-turn-helix domain-containing protein: MTPGSAAPTEKEKTLAWLRRVSGDLATATIQRLEESLPWYAEMPPARRSAVGLVAQAGITSFIQWYDDPSSTPWIAADIFAAAPRELLRSVSLQQTLQLIRATVEVTEERVAGRGDDVREAILLYSREVAFAAADVYARAAEARGLWDARLEALVVDSILTGETDEELPSRIAALGWHGHGEVAVLVGTTPPQLDVDQLRRTARKLGVDVLIGVQGTRLVLVVGRAQPRGEEPAPELPFPEIARRLEPGFGPGHLVLGPAVPALVDASQSARAALAGFAVARAWRGAPRPVDADDLLPERALAGDPLAKQTLVERIYRPLQAHSTDLVATLWSYLDNGRSLEATARELFVHPNTVRYRLKRVSEVIGWDATGPREALILQTALVLGAIGTDATRRRSPSLRRPSGA, translated from the coding sequence ATGACGCCGGGCAGCGCCGCCCCGACGGAGAAGGAGAAGACCCTCGCCTGGCTCCGTCGGGTGTCGGGCGACCTCGCGACGGCGACCATCCAGCGCCTCGAGGAGTCGCTCCCCTGGTACGCCGAGATGCCGCCGGCGCGACGCTCGGCCGTCGGCCTCGTCGCGCAGGCTGGCATCACGTCATTCATCCAGTGGTACGACGACCCCTCGTCCACGCCATGGATCGCGGCAGACATCTTCGCCGCGGCGCCTCGCGAGCTGCTGCGCAGCGTCAGCCTCCAGCAGACGCTGCAGCTGATCCGGGCGACGGTGGAGGTCACCGAGGAGCGCGTCGCCGGACGCGGCGACGACGTGCGGGAGGCGATCCTGCTCTACTCGCGCGAGGTCGCGTTCGCCGCGGCCGACGTCTACGCGCGCGCCGCGGAGGCGCGCGGCCTGTGGGACGCGCGTCTCGAGGCCCTCGTCGTGGACTCGATCCTCACCGGCGAGACGGACGAGGAGCTTCCGAGCCGCATCGCCGCCCTCGGATGGCACGGCCACGGCGAGGTCGCGGTGCTCGTGGGCACGACCCCGCCGCAGCTCGACGTCGATCAGCTCCGCCGCACCGCGCGCAAGCTCGGCGTGGACGTGCTGATCGGCGTGCAGGGCACGCGGCTGGTGCTGGTCGTCGGTCGCGCGCAGCCCCGCGGCGAGGAGCCCGCGCCCGAGCTGCCCTTCCCCGAGATCGCGCGGCGCCTGGAGCCCGGGTTCGGACCCGGTCATCTCGTGCTCGGCCCGGCCGTGCCCGCTCTCGTCGACGCGAGCCAGAGCGCCCGCGCTGCATTGGCCGGCTTCGCCGTCGCCCGCGCGTGGCGCGGCGCGCCGCGTCCGGTGGACGCCGACGACCTCCTCCCCGAGCGCGCGCTCGCGGGCGACCCGCTGGCGAAGCAGACCCTCGTGGAACGCATCTACCGCCCGCTGCAGGCCCACAGCACGGACCTCGTCGCGACACTGTGGAGCTACCTCGACAACGGCCGCTCGCTCGAGGCGACCGCTCGCGAGCTGTTCGTCCATCCGAACACCGTGCGCTACCGCCTCAAGCGCGTGTCCGAGGTCATCGGCTGGGATGCCACGGGGCCGCGCGAGGCCCTGATCCTGCAGACGGCGCTCGTCCTGGGCGCGATCGGCACCGACGCGACACGTCGCCGTTCGCCGTCGTTGCGCCGTCCCTCGGGTGCCTGA
- a CDS encoding C4-type zinc ribbon domain-containing protein, protein MKAAPADQRRLLDLADLDVRIRRADAARQNPPQAARVKELVAQRATQSQELARLVGARDDLRAELARIEADVAVVDARAERDASRLNTSANAKEAQGLESELAALARRKSDLEDAELSVMERLEAADAEVSAQESLIAQTQEEGARLSAEAKDQVATATRDAEAGRRDRGAIAESLPADLVALYDRLAARGPAAGLLRRGTCEACRMVLSGTDLNTIRQAQDDDVVQCPECGAILVRTEESGL, encoded by the coding sequence GTGAAAGCCGCCCCCGCCGACCAGCGACGCCTCCTCGACCTCGCCGACCTCGACGTGCGCATCCGGCGTGCCGACGCGGCCCGTCAGAATCCGCCGCAGGCGGCGCGCGTCAAGGAGCTCGTGGCGCAGCGCGCGACGCAGTCGCAGGAGCTCGCCCGCCTCGTGGGCGCCCGGGACGACCTGCGCGCCGAGCTCGCCCGCATCGAGGCCGACGTCGCGGTCGTGGACGCCCGCGCCGAACGCGACGCGTCGCGGCTGAACACGAGCGCGAACGCCAAGGAGGCGCAGGGGCTCGAGAGCGAGCTCGCGGCCCTGGCGCGGCGCAAGAGCGACCTCGAGGACGCCGAGCTGTCGGTCATGGAGCGGCTGGAGGCGGCCGATGCCGAGGTGAGCGCGCAGGAATCCCTCATCGCCCAGACGCAGGAGGAGGGTGCGCGCCTGAGCGCCGAGGCCAAGGACCAGGTCGCCACCGCGACCCGCGACGCCGAGGCCGGCCGGCGCGACCGCGGCGCGATCGCCGAGTCGCTGCCCGCCGACCTCGTGGCGCTCTACGACCGACTCGCCGCGCGCGGACCGGCGGCGGGGCTGCTGCGCCGCGGCACGTGCGAGGCGTGCCGGATGGTGCTCTCCGGCACCGACCTCAACACGATTCGTCAGGCGCAGGACGACGACGTCGTGCAGTGCCCCGAATGCGGCGCGATCCTCGTGCGCACCGAGGAGTCGGGGCTGTGA